From Curtobacterium sp. MCBA15_012:
GGGCCGACCGCGCCGCCCGGCCCGTCGCGCTCGTCGGGTCCGGCTAGCATCGGCCCGGTGAGCAACGACGTGACCCCCGGCCGGTACCGCCACTTCAAGGGCGGCGAGTACGAGGTGGTCCTCGTCGCGAAGGACGTCGAGACCGAGGAACCGGTCGTCGTCTACCAGGCGCTCTACGGCGAACGCGGGCACTGGGTTCGGACGCTTGCCGACTTCACCTCGTACGTGTCGCGCGACGGGTACGAGGGGCCGCGGTTCGCGCGAACGGATCCATGAGGCACGGGCGACGACCGCCACCGCCCGGTCAGCTCGCGGCCCCTCACCTTCCTGACGTCACCGCCGAGTGCGCATCCTCCCGACAGCATCGCGGAGATTCGCCCCGTCTCCGGTCGGAAGCGCGAGTGTCGCGAGATGACCGGCGCCGATGGCCCCCAGGGCGATCGCCGCAACCGGGTGAGCAGCGACGAGCATGAGCGTGACACATGCGACCACAACGGCGCACGGGCCGGCGGTGACGACGATGACCTCGCGAACGGGAGCAAGTCGGGGACGCACGATGTGCGCGAACCCCAGCTGAGCGACCACGTGCACGTGCGGTCGGCTCCGAGAAACGACACCCAAGGCCACGAGGTGCCCGAACTCGTGGCAGATGTTCGTCGCGATGAGCAGAGCGACGAGGACGAGCGGTGCGGACGTCGTCGAGGCTGCGGTGCTGGCCACTGCGACCGCCGCGGCGAGCGTCAAGGGTCCCGAGGCCGACGCGATGAGCAGGCCTGCAAGCGAGAGGGAGATCCGGGCGCTGATCGCTGAGCCGGACACGCTGACGGCCCGGCCGAGGAATGCGTGCCGCACCTTGGGCCCCGGCAGGACGAGGAACCCGTTGTCGACAGCAGCCGAACGGTGTGACGAGGTCGACACCGGCACCGTCACGCCGAATCCGCGGCATGCGACGCCGTCAGGCACCGAGGTGCAGCAAGACGCCAGCCGTGGACGTCTCACCGCGATCGCGTCAGGCTCTGGACTGCCAGGAGGGCCCCGACGATGAGAAGCGATGTGATGATCGCGGTGACGAAGAGTCCCAGCTGTTCGGACGTCTCGCTGATGTGCGTGGTGAGCCCGACGGACGCCATCACGAGCACGGTGGTGACGACGAGAGCGACACTTCCCGACAGCGGCTGAGCATCGCTCCAAGGAACGAGGGCTCCGGCCAGTGCCGCAGCACTGAAGAGCAGCGCACCACGGAGGGCCATCCCCGAGAGGTCATCGACGCGGATGAGCCCGAGCCAGAGCGCTCCGCCAGCGAGCACGGTCCAGACGATGCAAGCAGCAGCCACGTGCGTGATCGCGGCGGGCGCGACCCACCACCGTCGATCCTTTCCGAGGGGTGGCCCGATCCAACCCGTCGGGAGTGCCCTCCCCGGCGCGAACATGATGAGGGCGAATCCCGCGGCTGGCGTGGCCGCAGCGATCGCGCTGCGCAAGGACTCCGGCAGGGAAGGCGGGAACACCCACGCGACGGCGGCCACGAAGCACGTGGCGCCTCCTACCGTGAGGAGGGTCTGGGGTGCACGGATCAGCATCAGGAGATGGGCCGCCAGGACGCCGGATGCCCCGCCGACGAATCTCGAGGTCGGAAGCAGGGCTCGCCCCGGAGGAGAAGCTTTCACATCGGGCAGGCGGCTGGCTGCCCAGACGATGACCACCGTCATCGCAGCAACGGTCCCGAGCAACACCCAGGCGAGTGGCTCTCCCGGCACGACAGCGACATCTGCGGGAAGGCCTGCGAGCGTCGGGACGGCAGCGGCTCCGGATGACGCTGGAGCGAGCACCCCGGGGCCGAAGACCAGCAGCGCGGTGCTGATGGCGACCGCGCCGCTGGCCGCTGAGGCGACCGAGCCGGGCATCCTCAACAGCCGCCGGCAGACGCCCGTGACGACCTGGAGGATGGTCTGCGCAATCGCCACGACGACCGACATGCAGATGAACAACGCGATCAGGAACCGCGATGACTGGGCGACGTCGAGGATGTGGAGTGCCAACAGCATCGCTGGCATGCTCAGCGCGAGCGAGCCGAGAGCCGCAAGGCCCGCGGCCGGGGTCGCGGTGCCGATCGATCGCGCACTCCTGGTCACGGGTAACGAGCAGAGGAGATGATCGAAGGACGAGCGTGCAGGCGTAGCGAGCCCCAGGATCACGGTCACCAGCGCTGTGCTCAGGAGAGAACCGGACGTGGCCGTCTCGATCATGAGCCGGGCGAAGCCCTCCGGGACCTGCCGGGTCAGTGTGGAGACCGTGGCGAGGCCGAGCGCTGTACCGAGCGCCAGCGCGCTCACACCGATCGCTGCAGCGCCTGCCAGCACCCGACGACGGGTGATGTCGAATGCGCCGGCGAGTTCCGCGATCCAGATCAGGCTCGTCGTCCGCGCGACCGTCCTGATCTGCTTCACCGATCACGCCTTCGACGCTGGCCGGCGAGCACGTAGATGGCGGTGGTCCCGAAGACCACGAGCGCCAGGCCGAGCCCGTTGGGGCTGAACTCGATCGACGGAAGGCCGTTCTCCTCGCCCACCGTGGCAGAGAAGACCAGCGGGACCGCAGAAGGCGAACCGGTCGTCGCCGCGATCATGATCGTCGCGACCATCAGGAGGAACGCAACTGCGACACCCAGCACGAAGCCGACCGTCGTTCTCACGATTGTTCTCATGTCATTCCGTTCATCGTGGGGCGAAGAGCGCGCGGAGCCGGATGTCGCGAGTCGAACGCGCTGATGCTCGCTGGGTCTTCTCCGAGAAGCAGCGTCCGAGGGACCCGTGTTCCAGGACGATCTGCCGAGTGCTCCCGTGCACCACCGTCTCGCCCGCGTGGAGCATGGTGATCTGATCGCAGTGCGCTTCCGCTCGCAACAAGTCGTGCGTCGCCATCAGCACCGCGCCGCCCTGCCCGGTGAAGAGCTCGATGCAGCTCCGCAGCACTTCGCTGGTGTCCGGATCGAGGCCTCGGAAGGGTTCGTCGAGGATCAGCAGGGAAGGTCTGTGCATGAGGGCACAGATCAGCTGGACCTTCCGCTTCATACCGTGCGAGTAGGAGGACATCGGTTTGTCCAGTGCGCTCCGCACGTCGAGCACGTGCGCGAACTCCAGCGCACGAGCTGCATCGTCTCGCCTGCGGAGCGAATCGTGCAGGCCCAGGTACTCACGACCGGTGAGGGCCAGCGGCAACGGGAGATCATCGGGAGCGAGACCGAACCGCGAGCGGGCTGCGGCCCGGGTCACAGGGATCCCCTCGTGGAGGACGACCCCGTGGTCCGGATCGATGATCCCCGTCATCACGTGGAGGGCGGTGCTCTTGCCCGAACCGTTGGAGCCGAGGAGCCCGTGGACCTGACCCGCGTGCACGGAGATCGAGAACGTGCTCAGTGCCACGCGGCCGCTGAACGCCTTCGTGACCATGCTCGCTTCCAACACGGGGTTCACGGACCCCTCGGCGGCGTTCACTTGCGGCAGTACGCCTTCGACGTGCCCTCGGCATTGAAGCTCGGCCGCTGGTACGCGGCATCGATGCTGCCGAGGAGAGCGGATTGCGACTGGACTGCTCCCGTGAGCACGAGGTTTGACATGGACCCCCCCCTTTCGTTCGCGCCCAACGTAGCACCTGAGATTTCACATCTGTCAACCCCTGTCGGAGTAGAAGTAGGCTCTCCGAGCAGCCACTGACGAGGGGGAACGCATGCAGATCCGCACCGACGGGCAGGTCCTGCTCAGCCCGAGCGACCTCAGCACATGGGCGACCTGCGAGTGGGCGTTCCTCCGCCGCCTCGACGCCAAGCTCGGTCGCGGCGGACCCCTGCCCGACGAGCACGACGACATGCTCGAGCGCACCGCACGCCTGGGGGACCAGCACGAGCTCGACCACCTGGAGATCCTCAAGCGGTCCCACGACGTGGTCGAGTTCGAGCGCCCCGCCCCACCGGACTACGCGAGTGCCGCAGCCGCGGCACGGCAGGCGTTCCAGGACGGCGCCGACGTCCTCTACCAGCCGACGTTCTTCGAGCCGCCGACGCCCGGGCACCCGGGGTTCATCGGCTTCGCGGACTTCATCCTCCGCAATGACGCCGGCGAGTACGAGGTCTACGACACCAAGCTGGCCCGGCACGCCAAGATCAGCGCGCTGCTCCAGCTCGCCGCCTACGCCGAGCGGATGCAGGCGCACGGCATCCCGACCGGCCGCCAGGTGCACCTCGTGCTGGGCGACCGGAGGACCACCACGCACGACCTCGGCGACATCGCTCCGGTGTACCGCACGCAGCGCGCCGAGCTGGAGCGGGTCATCGCCGAGCGCCTCGACGCCGACGACGAACTGCGCTGGGGCGACCCCCGCTACTCCAGCTGCGGCCGCTGCGCGATCTGCCAGACCCAGGTGCAGCAGCACCGCGACCTGGTCCTCGTCGCCGGGATGCGGCTGGACCAGCGGACGAAGCTGATCCGGCAGGGGGTGCGGACGATCGACGACCTGGCGGACCGCACCGCGGCCGTGCCGGGCATGTCGCGGTCGACGCAGGACCGGCTGGTGCGGCAGGCGCGCCTCCAGACCGAGACCGAAGCCGGACAGGACGCGCAGCGCCGGGCCGGATGGCCGACGAAGCCGCGATTCGAGGTCCTCGACGCCCGCGCGCTCGACGCGATCCCCGCACCGGACCCGGGCGACGTGTTCTTCGACTTCGAGGGCGACCCCCTGCACACCGAGGACGGCGTGCACTGGGGCCTCGACTACCTGTTCGGCCTGGTCGACGACCGCGCCGACTTCACGGCGTTCTGGGCACACACGATCCGCGACGAGCGGCAGGCACTCCTGGACTTCCTCGAGTTCATCGCCGAGCGGCGTGAGCAGCACCCGGACATGCACGTCTACCACTACGCGGCGTACGAGCGGACGCACCTGCTGTCGCTCGCCGCGCGGCACGGGGTGGGCGAGGACGCCGTCGACGACCTGCTCCGCGCGGGCGTGCTCGTCGACCTGTACCCGGTCGTGCGCAAGGCCCTCGTGGTCGGCAGCCACAGCTACTCGATCAAGAAGCTCGAGCCGCTCTACATGGGCGACGACCTGCGGTTGAGCGACGTCACGAACGCCGCCGACAGCATCACCGCCTACGTCGAGGCCATCGAGGAACGCCGGAACGGGGACCCCGCCGAGGGGCAGCGGATGCTCGACCAGGTCGCCGACTACAACGCGTACGACTGCCGCTCCACGCTGCGGCTGCGCGACTGGCTGCTGTCGCTGCGGCCGCCCCGCGCCGAGGAACCGGTCGACGAGACGCTCCTGCCCCCGATCCCCGTCGAGCGCGAGCCGAACCCGGTGTCCACCGCGCTCGCCGCCGAGATCGCGGACGTCGACCCGCTCGACCGTGACGCCGACCAGACGGCCCTGGCGCTCGCCGCAGCGGCGATCGACTACCACCGCCGCGAGGCGAAGACGTTCTGGCAGGACCACTTCGACCGGCTCCGGAACCCGGTCGACGACTGGGCGGACACCCGGGACGTCCTCGTCGTCGAGCGCGCGTCGGTCGAGCGCGACTGGGGCACGCTGCCGCGTGCCCGCGCGCAGTCGCGAGAGATCCGGTTGTCGGGGACGCTCGCGCCCGGTTCGCGGATCCGGCCGGGAGGCACGCCCCACCTCGTCTACGACGACCCGCTCCCGGCGTCGGTCACCTCCCCGGGCCCGGGTTCGAAGGGCGCGTCGGCCCGCGCGGTCGTGCTGGACGCGTGGGACGACGGCGACGCGTTCGAGGTGCTGGTCAAGGAGAGCCTGCCGGTCGGCGGGGGAGCGCCGCACGACGCGTTCCCGGTCGCCCTCGCCCCCGCGGCTCCGCCCCGCGCGAAGCCGCAGCCCGAGGCGATCGCCGAGTGGGGACAGGAGGTGCTCGACGCGTTGCCGTCGATGCTGCCCGACCCGGCCCTCGACCTGCTCCGCCGGGTCCCGCCGCGAGGGGCGCTCGCACCGGTGGTCGGCGACGACACGGTGGGCGCCGTCGTCACGACGTTGCTCGGGCTCGACCGGTCGTACCTGGCGATCCAGGGACCTCCCGGTACCGGGAAGACGTACGTCGGATCGAACGTCGTCGCCCGGCTCGTCCGCGAGTACGGCTGGCGCGTCGGGGTCGTCGGGCAGTCCCACGCGACGTCGGAGAACTTCCTGTCCGCGGTGGTCCGGGCCGGGGTACGGGCCGACCGCGTAGTGAAGGTCCCGAAGTCCGGTGCCACCGAGGACGACCTCGAGGCCGCCGCGTGGACGGCCGTGAAGAACAACGCCGCCGTCGCCGCGTTCCTGTCCTCGTGCGCCGAGACCGGCACCGGGGGCGTCGTCGGTGGGACGGCGTGGACCTTCGCGAACGAGGGCACGATCCCACGGCGCTCCCTCGACCTGCTCGTCGTCGACGAGGCCGGACAGTTCTCCCTCGCCCCGACCATCGCGTCGTCGATCGCCGCCACCCGCCTGCTCCTGCTCGGCGACCCGCAGCAGCTGCCGCAGGTGTCGCAGGGCTCGCACCCGGAGCCGGTCGACCAGTCGGCGCTCGGCTGGTTGGCCGACGGTGAGCACGTGCTGCCCGCCGAGTTCGGCTACTTCCTCGCGCGCACCCGCCGCATGGAGCCGGCGCTGACCGCGGCCGTCTCGGGTCTGTCGTACGACGGGCAACTCGCGTCGATGGTGTCCGGCCGGCACCTGGACGGGCTCGAGCCTGGCGTCCACGCGGTGCCGGTGCTGCACAGCGGCAACACGACGTCCTCCGTCGAAGAGGCCGAGCGCGTCGTCGCCCTTGCCCGCGATGTCGTCGGACGCTCGTGGACCGACGACGACGGGATCACCCGGGACATGACCGACGAGGACGTCATCGTCGTCGCGCCCTACAACGCCCAGGGAGCGGTGATCCGTGCGGCCCTCGACGCGGCCGGGCTCCGCGGAACGCAGGTCGGCACGGTCGACATGTTCCAGGGGCGCGAGGCCGTCGTCTCGATCACGTCACTCGCGGCGTCGAGCGCGGCGGACATCCCGCGCGGGCTCGACTTCCTGCTCATGCCGAACCGCTTGAACGTGGCGTTGTCGCGGGCGAAGTGGGCGGCCTACCTCGTGTACTCGCCGGCGCTCACCACGGGGTTGCCGCCGTCGATCGCGGGTCTGTCGCTGCTGTCCCGGTTCATCGAGCTCGTCGAGCCGTCGTGGCCGGACCAGGATGCCGCAGGGGCAGGGGCAAGGGCAGGGGCAGGGGCAGGGGCAGGGGCCGGTGCCGCGCTCCCGTCGTCGTCACGGTTGTCGTCCGGCGAGGACCCGGTTCCGCAGGGGTAGACCGCCACCGATCGGTGACGTTCTCGGTGCACGATCCCCGGCGATCGTGCACCGAGAACGTCACACGCCGCGGTGATCGACACGTCGTACAGCGGCACCACCCGAACGTGGGCTGTCCTCACGATCAAGCACCGCGAGAGGCTGGGTCCGTGGGGGAGATGACGAACAGTCCGCCGGTGTCCGGGACGACTGCGCGGGGCGGCGCGCACCCGACCCTCCGCGCGCGGAAGCCCGGCTACGCCGTGATGCAGGAGTGCCTCGCGATCCAGTCCGCGGCACCTTCCCGGACGCGACAACAGCGCTTCTGGGGTCGCGACCCGCTCGTACCCGAGGCCCGTTCCTGGTTCAAGGGAGCCCTCGGCGAGCGGCACGTCGCCCGGCAACTCGAAGCACTCGGACCCGACTTCGCCGTCCTGCACGCGGTACCCGTCGGACGCGGTGCCACCGACATCGACCACGTCGTGATCGGCCCGACCGGCGTCTTCTCGATCAACACCAAGAACCACTCCGGTCACGACGTCTGGGCCGGTGGCCGGACCCTGATGGTGAACGGTCAGCGGACCCCGCACGCGCACCGCGCGCTCGTCGAGGGGGAACGAGCGACGACGCTGTTGTCAGCCGCCGCGGGGCAGCAGGTCTCCGTGCAGCCGGTGCTCGCCGTCGTCGCTCGTCGACTCCGGTTCGGACGGACGACCCCTGCCGTGGCGACCCTGCCGCCCGAAGGCCTCGGACCGTGGCTGCGCGGGCTCCCGAGGGTCTTCTCGGACGAAACGGTCCGCTTCCTGTCGATGGTCGCCGAGGAACGCAGGACGTGGCACGTCGAGGCTGTCGTCCTCCACGACACGCTGCGGCACGTGCAACGCTTCGAACGGCTCGAGCGGGAGCGCGTCGTCGCGGCTGACCGTCGACGACTCCTGCGGAAGGCCCGAGCGCTCGCCGGCTGAGCGCTCGTGCTCGGCGGTCTCGCGTTCCGCAGCATCTTCTTCTGCGTGGGCACCCTCTGCTGAATGCTGACGATCTTGGTGCACGGTTCCCGGCGATCGTGCACCGAGAGCGTCACCGCTCGGGCGGAACCGCTGCTCGACGGGAACGATCGGCGAGTGGCTCAGCCCTCCGCGGAGGCCTCGTCGTCCGGGACCGGCCCGCGCAGCTGCGCACGCATGTTCGCGAGGACGTCGGCTTGCAGGAAGTTCGCTGCCTCCGCTCCCGTCGGGTCGACGACGATGCCGAACTCCTCGGGGAGCGCGGTCACGAGCTCGGACATCGGGACCGGGCGGCCCTCGGTCCCCGGCAGGCCGGCTGCGAGTTCAGCGGGGTCGGTGAAGACCGGCACGAACGGCAGGTCGCGGATGATGACGTGCGCGATGCTCCCGCCGTCCGGGGTGCCCTCGGGCTTCCACGGCACCCACGCCGCACTCCGGAGGAACCCCGCGGGCGAGGTCGCCATCCGACGCCGGAGCTCGCCGGCGGCGGTGGGCGGGGCCTTGTCGACGCCCCGACCGAAGGCCGACCCGTCCGTCTCGTTCGTGCTCATCCCGACATGCTGTCACGCCCGCGAGCAGACCCCGACCGGACTCAGGTGCTCCCCGAGGTCGTCGCCGCCGTACTCGCCGCGATGACCCCGGCCGTCATCGCCGCCGAGGAGTTGATGTCGGCGAGGACCCGGCGGACCGCGGAGGCGATCGCATCGCCCTGCACGACCGAACGGACGACGTGCTCGTCGACCCGGCCGAACTCGGCGCGGAGCGTGTCGGTGGCGTCGAGCAGTCCGACGACGGCCGCGACGTAGGGCGACGGAGCAGCCCGGCCGGACAGGACGTCACCGACGGCCTGTCGGACCTGCGCCTCCGGCAGTGCATCACGCTCCGGGTGTCGGGTCGTCGTGAACACCAAGAGCGTCCGGTGCTCCTCTTCGGCGAGGATGCCGCGCTTGACGAGCTGGGCGACGACGGCGTCGTGCAGCGGGCGCTTGCCGAGGTGCCGCACCCACCACTTCGCCGGTTTCGGCGGCGAGCCGGCGATCGACGCCAGCGCGGTGTCGAGGACCTGGTCGGCCGTCGGCACCCCGCTCGCGAGGACGACCTGGTCACCGGACAGCGTGATCGCACCCCGCAGGGCGAGGTCGGCGAGCACGCCGCCCGCGGTGCCGAGCTCGGTCCGCGTGACGGTCGCGCGGGCACGCCCGTCCGGTGCGATCTGCATGAGCGCGAACGCCTGGGGGATCGTCAACAACGCGGCCATGCTCGCAGCGTGCCACACGGGGCGGAGGTGTGTCGCGCCTCCAGTCCGGCAGTGCTCGCGGACGGACGCGCGCCGGCCGCCGGGGGAACCGTCCCGGTACCCGGCCGCGGGCGGCGGCAGCACTCAACCGGGCGTCGGGCCCGCGCAGCGGTCGAGGACCCGCGCCATCGCGTCCCGCTCCGCCGGCGTCACCCACAGGCGGTACGTCGTCTTGACGGCGACCTGGTGCTCGACGTACGTGCAGCGGAAGCCGGTCGCGGCCGGCAGCCAGGTCGCCGCGTCCCCGGACCGCTTCTGCGCGTTCGAGTGCCCGTCGACTGCGAACAGGTTGGCCGGGTCGTTCGCCAGGGCCTCGCGTTCCTGCAGGCTGAGCTGCTGCGCGCCGGTCCGCCAGGCGTTCTCGAGGGCGACGACGTGGTCGATCTGCACGAGCGTCGACGTCGTGTTCCCCCGGACGAAGTCGATGTGCTGGCCGGTGTAGGGCGAGGTGAGCTCACCGCGGAGGACCGTGCACCGCCCCCGGCGCTGGACGTCGACGAGGTCGCGGGCGAGCACGTCGTTGCGGGTGTCGCAGCCGTTGTGGTCAACGTCGAGCCAGGCGGTGCCGAACTGCGCCACGCGGTCGTAGCCGGTCGCGGGGGCCTTGCCCTTGACGGGGAGGGCCGCCAGCTGGGTGCGCGCCATCGCGGCGGCGGACGGATCGGCGCCGTCGGTCGGTGCGGCTCCTGTGGCCGCCTCGACGGTCGGTCGGGAGGCCCGGCTCGGCTCGGTCGCGTCGGGTCCCGTCGAGATCGAGGGTGCGTCGGTCGCGGCCGAGCCGGCACCGGTGTCGTGCAACAGCCAGCCGCCAGCGGTGACCACGACGAGGACGATCAGGGAGGTGACCATCGTGCGGGTGCGGCGGCTGCGCAGGGAACGGGTGCTGGTCGTGCGGGAACTGCGGCGTCGGCGGGACGTCATGGGGGATGGGGCTCCGTGGTGCTGGTGGTGCGGTGGTGCGGACCCGATCGGGCCGAGGACGATCTTGCCGTGCGGCACCGACGTGGCACGGCGTAGACACGGGGCATGACCGACTACGCGAACCCGTCCGTACCCGTCGCCGGTGGGTCGATGCCGCTCCTCGGCTTCGGCACCTGGCAGATCCCCGACGCCGGTGCACCCGCCGCCGTGGGGGCAGCGCTCGAGGCCGGCTACCGGCACATCGACACCGCGACGGGCTACTCCAACCAGCGCGGCGTGGGGAAGGCGCTCGCCGACTCGGGGTTGGCCCGTGATGACGTCTTCGTGACGACGAAGCTCCCGCCGGACAACGCCGACCGTGTGCGCGAGACGATCGAGGAGAGCCTCGACCAGCTCGGGCTCGATCACCTGGACCTGTGGCTCGTGCACTGGCCGCCGAACGGCGAGGCCCGCCCGGACGTGTGGGAGCAGGTCGTGCAGGCCCAGACCGACGGACTGACCCGCGCCGTCGGCGTGAGCAACTACTCGCTCGACCAGATCGACGAGCTCGTCCGGGCGACCGGGACCACCCCCGCGGTGAACCAGATCAAGTGGAGCCCGGTCGAGTTCGACCGTGCGATCGCCGACGGACTGCGCGAGCGCGGGGTCGTCCTGGAGGGCTACAGCCCCTTCAAGGCGAGCAACCTGCAGGACCCGACGCTCGTCGAGATCGCCGAGGCGCACGACGTCGACAGCGCCCAGGTGATCGTCGCGTGGCACGTGGCGCACGAGTTCGTCGTGATCCCGAAGTCGTCGAACCCGGAGCGCATCCGGTCGAACGCCGCGGGCGCCCGCATCGAGCTGTCCGCCGACGAGGTCACGCGCATCGACGCCCTCGCTCGCTGACGGTCCGCGACCCGGTCAGGCGAGCAGGGAGCGGATGTCCTCGGCGCTCAGGTCGTCGGCGAACAGCGCGTCGTCGTCGATCATCGTCGCGAACAGCTCGGCCTTCTTCGCCGCGAGGGCCAGGACCTTCTCCTCGATGGTGTCCTCGGCGATGAACCGCTGGACGTTCACCGACCGGGTCTGCCCGATGCGGTGGGTCCGGTCGACGGCCTGCGACTCGGCGGCCGGGTTCCACCACGGGTCGAGGACGAAGACGGTGTCGGCCTCGGTGAGCGTCAGCCCGAACCCGCCGGCCTTGAGCGAGATGAGGAACGCGGGTGCCGTGCCGGACCGGAAGCGCTCGATGACCTCGGGGCGCTTCCGGGTCGACCCGTCGAGGTACTCGTAGCCGATCCCGCGTTCGTCGAGGGCCCCGGCGACCATGCGCAGGAAGGTCGTGAACTGACTGAACACCAGGGCGCGTCGGCCCTCGGCGGCGAGCTGCTCGAGCTCGTCGAGCAGCAGTTCGAGCTTGGCCGAGGTCACCGGCTCGTCGGACTCCTGGACGAGCCCGGGGGAGAGCGCGAGCATCCGCAGCAGCGTCAGGGAACGGAACACGATCATCCGGTTCCGCGGCAGGTCGTCGATGAGGTCGAGGACCTTGAGCCGCTCCCGGTTCAGCGTCCGCTCGTACAGCGCCCGGTGCGCCGGGTCGAGCGTGACGCGCACCACCTGCTCCTGCTTCGGCGGCAGGTCGGCGGCGACGCTCTCCTTGGTCCGCCGGAGCATGAGCGGGCGGATCCGCCGCCGGAGCCGTGCGGTGAGCTCACGGCGTGCCTCGCCGCGGAGGTCCGGGGACGCGAGCGGCTTGACGTAGTCGTCGCCGAACCGGGACCACGAGGACAGCAGCCCCGGCGCGACGACGTGGAACAGTGCCCACAGGTCGGTCAGGCCGTTCTCGAGCGGCGTCCCGGTGATCGCGAACTTCACCGGAGCGGGCAGGTCGACGGCGGCCCGGTGGGTCTGCGACTGCGGGTTCTTGACGAACTGCGCCTCATCGAGGACGAGCGCCGACCACGGCAGCTCGCGGTACTCGGCGGCGTCGAGTCGGAGCAGTGCGTACGAGGTCACGACGACGTCGCTCGCGGCCGCCGCCTTCGCCACTCGTGCGTGGTCCTTGATCGACGTCGCGGTGACGGTCGTGACCCGGAGCGACGGCGTGAACCGCGCGGCCTCGAGCGCCCAGTTGCCGACGACCGAGGTCGGCGCGACGACGAGGAACGGCGGCGCGTCCGGCTCGTCGCGTCGTGCGGCGGCGATCATCGCGAGCACCTGCAGGGTCTTGCCGAGCCCCATGTCGTCGGCGAGGACACCGCCGACGCCGTGCTCGCGCAGGAACCGCAGCCAGGCGTACCCGGCGTGCTGGTAGGGCCGCAACTCGGCGTGCACGGTGTCGGGCACGGGCACGTCGTCACCGGGCGGGGTCGCGTCGAGGAGCGCGGCGGCGATGCGTTGCCACCGCCCGTCGTGCTCGGTCTCGTCGGCGAGCTGGTCGAACTCCGCCCACAGGCCGGCCTGCAGCGGGGTCACGGTGAGGGGCTGGTCGGGCTCCCACTCGTCGAGGTCGCGGGCTTCCTCGATGAGCTCCTTGAGCCGGTCGAACGCCGGGTCGGCGAGCGACAGGTACGAGTTGTCGACGAGCTTCATCCGCCGGTCGCGCTTCGCGAGCGCCCGGAGCAGCGGCGTGAACGGCACCTGCTTGCCGTTCACGGTGACGAAGATCCCGAGGTCGAACCAGTCGTGCTTGTCGGACGGCATCGTCGTGACGCGGATGTGCGGCCGTCCGGTCAGCCGTTCGTACTCGCTGCGCTCGCCCTGCACGACGGTCCGGACGCCCAGACCGGGCAGCGCCGGCAGCAGCTCGGTCGCGAACACCGCGACGTCGGCGCCGTCGATCGTGCCCTCCTCGAACCAGGCCAGGCCGCCGCCCGGCCCGCCGCCGCCTGGCCGCTCGCCGCCTGACCGCTCGCCGCCTGGCCGCTCGCCGCCTGGCCCGGCCCCGTCGGGTCCGGTTTGCGTGTCATCGCCGACCCCGCCGGGAGGCCCGTCCTGCGTCCGCGCGTCGGCGTCGGTCGCGGGGACGGCCGGGTCGTGGGCCGGGTCCGTGTCGTGGGCGTCGTCAGGGTCGGGGTCGTCGGCCGCCCGGAGCCGGCTGAGGTCGGGCAGCGGGCCGTGCAACGCCACGGGGTCCTTGCGCCCGTCGACGTGCCAGCGCCACTGCAGGTGCACGCGGTCGTCGGTGCGGGGTGCCCGGGCCGGTTCGAACGTCGCCGTCAGGACGAGTTCGGGTGCCTGTCGCTCCGGCAGCTCGAGCGAGCCGTCGGAGCTGACGAGCCCGAGCGTCCCGCGGAGCCGGGGTGACCAGTCGGCCAGGAACTCGTCGACCTCGTCGCTCGGGACCGTCACGCGCGCGCCCTCGA
This genomic window contains:
- a CDS encoding HNH endonuclease family protein, translating into MVTSLIVLVVVTAGGWLLHDTGAGSAATDAPSISTGPDATEPSRASRPTVEAATGAAPTDGADPSAAAMARTQLAALPVKGKAPATGYDRVAQFGTAWLDVDHNGCDTRNDVLARDLVDVQRRGRCTVLRGELTSPYTGQHIDFVRGNTTSTLVQIDHVVALENAWRTGAQQLSLQEREALANDPANLFAVDGHSNAQKRSGDAATWLPAATGFRCTYVEHQVAVKTTYRLWVTPAERDAMARVLDRCAGPTPG
- a CDS encoding DEAD/DEAH box helicase, encoding MPAAPMIDAVDVIRFVGPQTFGRARDVVRAGLVEDATWHEDSGTITASVSGSADDPYELRVETTLARGDFVRPVRSTCTCPLGGDCKHVAAALLTVNARALSTVTTTPRPTSAQPAPTPDWRHDLARLAGADEQVAGPQGTPLGMQFELRDAVPARLAARARETGRSVPTRSRSVRLGVRPVTRSGAGNWVRGQLTWGTLPYSVNRLGLVPEQHAWFLQFAALHRAGQLAGLPGESDWVHLDDFGSPLLWPLLRQAPALGIAFVTGKREGGAVLGADARVLLDAVRSGVGLVIGASAVVDGRPVPDGAARTIGDHGVYAFRESPEFSVTLAPTPGLVPEDQRRMLVEGARVTVPSDEVDEFLADWSPRLRGTLGLVSSDGSLELPERQAPELVLTATFEPARAPRTDDRVHLQWRWHVDGRKDPVALHGPLPDLSRLRAADDPDPDDAHDTDPAHDPAVPATDADARTQDGPPGGVGDDTQTGPDGAGPGGERPGGERSGGERPGGGGPGGGLAWFEEGTIDGADVAVFATELLPALPGLGVRTVVQGERSEYERLTGRPHIRVTTMPSDKHDWFDLGIFVTVNGKQVPFTPLLRALAKRDRRMKLVDNSYLSLADPAFDRLKELIEEARDLDEWEPDQPLTVTPLQAGLWAEFDQLADETEHDGRWQRIAAALLDATPPGDDVPVPDTVHAELRPYQHAGYAWLRFLREHGVGGVLADDMGLGKTLQVLAMIAAARRDEPDAPPFLVVAPTSVVGNWALEAARFTPSLRVTTVTATSIKDHARVAKAAAASDVVVTSYALLRLDAAEYRELPWSALVLDEAQFVKNPQSQTHRAAVDLPAPVKFAITGTPLENGLTDLWALFHVVAPGLLSSWSRFGDDYVKPLASPDLRGEARRELTARLRRRIRPLMLRRTKESVAADLPPKQEQVVRVTLDPAHRALYERTLNRERLKVLDLIDDLPRNRMIVFRSLTLLRMLALSPGLVQESDEPVTSAKLELLLDELEQLAAEGRRALVFSQFTTFLRMVAGALDERGIGYEYLDGSTRKRPEVIERFRSGTAPAFLISLKAGGFGLTLTEADTVFVLDPWWNPAAESQAVDRTHRIGQTRSVNVQRFIAEDTIEEKVLALAAKKAELFATMIDDDALFADDLSAEDIRSLLA
- a CDS encoding aldo/keto reductase — encoded protein: MTDYANPSVPVAGGSMPLLGFGTWQIPDAGAPAAVGAALEAGYRHIDTATGYSNQRGVGKALADSGLARDDVFVTTKLPPDNADRVRETIEESLDQLGLDHLDLWLVHWPPNGEARPDVWEQVVQAQTDGLTRAVGVSNYSLDQIDELVRATGTTPAVNQIKWSPVEFDRAIADGLRERGVVLEGYSPFKASNLQDPTLVEIAEAHDVDSAQVIVAWHVAHEFVVIPKSSNPERIRSNAAGARIELSADEVTRIDALAR
- a CDS encoding GPP34 family phosphoprotein; the protein is MAALLTIPQAFALMQIAPDGRARATVTRTELGTAGGVLADLALRGAITLSGDQVVLASGVPTADQVLDTALASIAGSPPKPAKWWVRHLGKRPLHDAVVAQLVKRGILAEEEHRTLLVFTTTRHPERDALPEAQVRQAVGDVLSGRAAPSPYVAAVVGLLDATDTLRAEFGRVDEHVVRSVVQGDAIASAVRRVLADINSSAAMTAGVIAASTAATTSGST